Proteins found in one Seonamhaeicola sp. S2-3 genomic segment:
- a CDS encoding Lrp/AsnC family transcriptional regulator — MVDNTDKKLLDILKENSRLSFADLGRKINLSPSSVRERVQKLEEEGVIKKYDIQINNKLIGYDLEAFILLKVFPGKLKYVINKVHEFPEITVAHRITGNQNIHLKVVVKNQLCLQKLLDKLMQFGDTNTFLILSEISK, encoded by the coding sequence ATGGTTGACAACACAGATAAAAAATTATTAGATATTTTAAAAGAAAATTCCCGTTTATCATTTGCAGATCTTGGAAGAAAAATAAATTTATCTCCATCTTCAGTGAGAGAACGTGTACAAAAATTAGAAGAAGAAGGTGTTATTAAAAAATATGATATACAAATAAATAATAAATTAATAGGGTATGATTTAGAAGCCTTTATTTTACTAAAAGTTTTTCCTGGAAAATTGAAATATGTTATTAATAAAGTTCATGAATTTCCTGAAATTACAGTAGCGCATCGTATTACAGGAAATCAAAATATTCATTTAAAAGTTGTTGTAAAAAATCAATTATGCTTACAAAAGTTACTAGACAAATTAATGCAATTTGGTGATACTAATACTTTTTTGATTTTATCAGAAATATCAAAATAA